The sequence CACTGAAACAAGCTAACCGTTTTCTACTAGGTAAAGTCTTTTCAACTATGTAAGTTGTTTAACACACTATCAGTTCTGAATACATCAGTTTGAATACATTCATAGCCATGCATTCTGAATGCACTGaaaaaatgcatcagaaaaGTCAGCTTTTCACATCATCTAATGCCAGCGTACCATAACCTTGACTGCTCTGAGGAAAGAGATACAAAGTTAATTTTGTTAATTCACATATTAACAGTTTGGAGATAGGAGCGCCAATACAAAAAACTTTCCAACTCCAAATATtgtttacaaaaaaatgtaaGCTTTGTATCCTATCTAATCACTATAGTTCCCAACCAAATTATGTTTTTCGTGAAAAAATGTACAATACAAAATTAAGCAATTCATGTCTGGCCAGGCAATAAGACAGCTCTTGCTGCAATATAACAGTTCCTGACATGGAAAGAACAAATTAGGCAACACATCAACATAGACAAGATGAAACACAAAGAGGCACGTGAAATTACAGTTGAAGGGTCATATTCTACTCATCACTGGAAAAAGGAtcatgaaaagctgaaaagtgcATAATAATTCAGTAAAATTTAGATATGCACGAACCGTTTATGCATTGACCATACTGTCTTGACTGCTCACAATCTGCCTATCAGAAttatgaaaaatttaatttgatCACTATATTGTCTTACAGCTATCCAAATTGGGTAAAAGTGATTATCACCTTTAAATATTGTATGTTaatgcataaaaatacatatacttTTTCTAGAATAAGGATTATATTTTCTAAGCAAATATCTAAAAACAATGGTCCTTCTAAATTAGTTTGGAATAAGAAGTGAGGCCCATTTCTTTGCAGAATGGGGTGGCTTTATTGTTTATATGTTTagataattaattttgaatatcTGTCCACTGTATAAACAATCTCCAGAAAAATATATCCTCTTCCAGTAACTTACaatacacattaaaaatacttacaaaAGGGATTATTGTCCATTTACAATATCTTGAGCTTAAGGACACAATTCTTGGGTCACTTCATTTATGCAATTTTGATCAGGCTAAACTGAATACTCCAGTTAACTTGAACCATGCCTGCAACATGGACAatctaacatttaaaaaatctgcCTAATTATGTaggattttaattaaaattaggCATTTTTACATCACAGTATATATGGCATTTCTTAATTTAGCAACAGAAAGGCACAGTTATTAAACCATAAAATACAGTACCTGAATCATATATACGCTAGTGATATCTACTAATGCCAATCCAGACATTTTACTTCGCAGAGGGGGCTAGACAAAAAGgcttctgtttggtttttagaAAAATTCAACCTCATTACAAGTTTGGTCCGTTAGAAATGCCTATTAGCTGAAACATCTTGAAGCAGGACTTCAGGAAAGAATAGAGGAAAGCAAATTTAGCAGTCTATGGTCCAACAACTTGAATAAATTACTATGAAATGGCAAACAGATCATGAATGGAGCTTTCTGATTAGCTGTCAGACATACCTGTTAAAATGTCAATGTATACAGGTACAGTATGACAGACATTCCAGATACATTCATtgcatcacacacacacagatacttTGTTACAGCAATAAGTCTAGACATAGCATTTATAGAGTTCAGCACTTCTGGTGGACTGATATTTGACTTCTGGCCCCGTATCATACCCAAAGATGTGCAAAGTTCTTTAAATGCTTTGCCTGTTATGTATTGCTGTTAAAGTGAAAACCCTGCTAAAGCCAAGCTCACTGGCCTTCCCTTAGCAAACTAGTGCACCTCTTCAAAAACCAACTTGCTCTGTCCTCCCTGTTTAAAGTGATAAAACTGCATCAAGAAAGACCAATAAAATGGAACAGGCAAGGAACTATAAACATGAGGGAGAACCCAACCATTCCATACGTAATATAGCGATAGGGAAGCTCAACTTCCATGCGTTGTCTTGCTTTCCGTACATTGTCATGTGGTATGCGAAATATTTTACATGCCAATGGAATAGTGGCTTTTTTCATTGCCACTTTTGTTAACAACAGAACTATTACTCCAATCAACAACCTCAATATGGCTTTTCCAAACACAGTCacagtgagagaggaaagagataAAGGTAACATATCGGGAAGAGGATCTAGCTTTAGACCCATTATGTAGTTAACGTGAGAACCACAGGCTACTCCAGCACCACAGCCCAGTATCTGAGCTGTGTCCCCCCGCGATGTGCTCCAGGTGTCTAGAGTAAAAGAGAAGATGCCCAGGGCTAAATGGAGACTGATGATAATTAAGGGTGCATATTTGTAAGTTAAGTTGAAGTTATCAATCAGGTCCACAACTGGATGGAAGACAACCAAGATGAGAATAGCATACAGAAATCCAGCAATAACATCCtgttggagagagagaaagatacGGTTTCATTgcaaaagctatttaaaaaaaaaatttagttacATTAGCATGGAGACAAGCCTAGTTGCTCTGTTGCTAAAAGCAACTTGTGGATTCCCATCTTTTCTCATTTACTGTACAAGATTAAATCTTTTTTATGCTAAAGATAACGTAAGGAATTGCATTTCATCACCTATTAGTAGGACATCTGCATCATGATCAGATCATGAATGATCATTATCATGAATAAAGCCATAACCAAATGATCCATGATCAAACAAAGTTGTAGATCTACCTATCTGCTGGCTACAAAGGTCCTTGTCCAGGACTGGGGCATTCCAGCCTACAGTCAGCACAAAGCTAGCCCAGCTAAATAAGTTCTGCCAACACTCAACACTGGATCTAAGTGCCTGAGTGCCAACACCCAGGCACACTGGCAGCAACAGCTGGTAAGGCAGTCGAGGACCACTGCAGCTAAGCATTAGAGCAGCTTAGACTTTCCACTCCAGCTTCAGAATTAACAATACTGCACGAATGGAAAACTGTTTCTAAATATTAAAGGAAGAGGGAACTTCTGTGGCTTCATActtgattttcagttttattattgttttaaaaatgtcttttcttaattaaaaggTTACTCTATTTTGTAATTTAGCATTAAATTTCAGTTACTGTTGATGAATCACAGTTGCACAGAATTATCTGCAACTTCTGTCACCTTAAGTTGTTAGGAAGGAATTTGTCAATAGCTTTTTAGAAATCCAAGCACTAGAAACCGGATCACCTTCATTCACATACTTATCAACTCTTCCATGTGAGCCAGGAGGTGGGACTTTTGTCAGCAGTATTTTTATTGCGCCATCTTCAATGAATCATTTTTATTCACTTCCACTAATTGAACGCTGATAAAAGCTAATACAATTGACTGATATGAAAGTCACACTTGCTCATTTCAGAAGCAACCACAACAACTTTCTGCCATATTTGCCACCCTacccccaccccctccaaaCTTAGGCACCATGGTTGATTTATATTACAGGCAACACATGGTTAATTGTATTCACTCAAACACTATAGAAGATTCAGGTATGAAACTGCTGAATAACCTAGTCTATATGATGCATCACTATTTGTTGCATGACTTTGTTCTAAGACATTATCTGTCAGCTGACACTGTCAGCTGAAATATCAGTTCATCCCATTGTCTTACACACAAGTGGTTCTGATTTGGGAAGCCTCCTAATCACTAATGCAAATACATCATGCAGTTTTTCTGAGCTGCCTTATTTTCACATCCTCCTTTTACACTGTGACCATCTACCAGCTTCACTACTCACTACCAGGCTTACTGTTTTCTGTTAGCTTTTCCCCTCTAGCAAGTGATCCTCAAAAACCTCTTTAGCCATACTTACTAGTGGTCTTCCATTCGGATTACCATTTTGTcgttttcttgttttcccatttttacaTTGCATGccatttgtatttcagtttgattttttttttttaatcctttttaaCGAAGaagtctgtttttcaaagatgaCAACTTTATTATTTGGTTCTTTAGAAGCTTTGGCAAGTGAAACCCCAGCATTTAGCATGGCACTCTGAAATGCTCATGCTTTGAGTGGACGTTAACAGCCACTCTCTCATCCTGCAAAATTCTTTCTACTCTGTAGAGGAAAACTGAGTCTACACTTCAGTACAGTCAATTTCTGCACTAAACTGCTAGTAAACATCAGCTAAGTTTCAACTGTGGATTGGgtttatgaaagaaaagtatAAATTAATATAAGTTTGACATCCACTTTTAACTATCTCAATTTCTCTGCTGGAGAAATGTTAAGTATTCCGTTCCTATACGGTCGgacatactaaaaaaaataaaaataaaaagctatatACAATTACTGCACTGTAAAAACTTAAGTGTGATGGAAGTTTATGTAATCCGaacaacattaaaataaaattttactagGATTATTTTCTTACCAGAATTGAATGCATTCCCATATAAATTCGACTACAGCAAACCAAAGCACACCAGCAGAATGCAAGGATCAGTCCAAACATAAGGGGATACTGGTAgggaaaaaattgaaagattGTAttagaatttggaaaaaaaatactaaaaattcCATCTATAAGAATTCGACAATTAACTCCAATTAATGCAACTTATGCTCACCCTTTTCCTTGCCCTAGCCTACCCAAGCCAATTAGACCACCTCAAATAAGTCCACTTTCCATAAAGTCAAAACATTAAGTCAAACTTTTTCAACTTTTTCCTTGTCCTCTTCCTTTGCATTCAGGATATATGAATTTCAGGACGTTGGTCTTATCTTTTCAGACAAAGCAGTAAGAAGTTAAGAGATCTTTGTAGCAGTTAGTCTTGCTATGTTATGATATCCTAAATTGGCAATATGGGCAGAGACAAGCCTTGTGTTATAAACTGTGGAACAGTTTTACACTGGGTGAAGCAGCTACGTAGTATACTAGTATTTTTAACAATTAATCCAGACAGAATCTAGTAGCTTCACCTTtctcctgaaaaggcaaaactcataataatttacaaataaattcaATTCCTTACACACTGTTTTATAGTTTCTGCAATCCTTGACTCAATCTCTGACCATCAGTATGAAACTCCTAGAACAGTACTCTTTTTTGTTCTCTAGAAACCCACATAAATTTCCTCTTAAAATCcacatttattaaataaaaacaaatacttttttccaattatttccatcttctgatagattttttttattaataaggACTGTTTAACAGGAACAAACtaaatactttgttttaatAAGCATATATCAGCATGTGtagaaaattagtattttaactTTCTTAGGTTTTGGATAAAAGTATGCTAATTCACATATTACAGCACAGTAAGAAATACTTTCCCCATTACCATATTGCAAAATATTGTACAAGACAGGACACAGCTTCcttttttcagtgttaaaagTAATTATTAGTTCTATGAAAGAAGCAGTCACGAGACAAAATGGCACGTTTCCAAAACTGCTTCACTTCCTACACGAAAGCAATGATAAACATTTTCAATATAAACAGGCAGTCTAGATGTACTTGAATCTCAGAATAAAAACTAGGAATTTTAGGCAGTTTTCTTGGTCTTTGCCTTGCTCCTTTTATGGATAACCTGAAGGGTAGAATACCCAACAGATTAGAGAAAGTATCTTTAATCTTATTAGAGAAAGTTCTATGTCCTATGTGAAGGCCACTTAAAAGACTGACAAGCTTCTAAATCAGTCTTTCAAAGAAAGGCTTGAGAGAAGATTATCAGTCTTCTGCATTATTCCAACAATCTGAATTCTCAGCTCCAGGACCATGTTAGCCTGACTAACCtaaaaaaattttctcaaaTTCGCAGAAGATTGGGAAGCTTACATTTCACATAAGAAACAGATTTCACATTAAAATCAATTCCAAGTGCCCGGCTCACAGTGGTGTTATATCTAGTTTAAACTCTAATTCCTGTAGCaacatttgtctttgtttctgctACATTCATCTACAAATTGTACCTAaacaaaattatgtatttaatgACTTATTTCTAACAGAAATCATGAAGGAACAAATTCAGTTTCCTGCCCTGCAGAATTATGCTAATAATGGGCAATACACCAGTAACTAGGTCATACTCAAGAGATGATTGCAGAGCTATCAGATGCTGACATTGTTATAGCAGCCACAAAAGTAATCCTTGCACCCTATGCCAAGAGAATACATTACAAGTGTAGCCCCATCACTCATCCCCATTATGCCTCTACCATCATTTCCACTGATATCAGGGTAAAAGTAATGCTGCCTGCACCAGGAATACACTCAAGCCACACAACTTCCCTGGATGGTGCtgctccactctcccccacagAGGACTACCAAAGCCAAAATGCTGTATATACAGGGACAGGTGTACCCTACCCTATATTCTCTGAAGAGGAGCTTCTAGCACCTCTTTACATGCTCTGAAAGATGAAAGCCTGAGAAGACAGCTTCTTGTTTGTCAGAGACTAGCAAGGGAAGATTTACTACCTCCAGAAGCAATGCAAACCTCTCAACCAGAAAATTTAATAGCATCACAATTACTTGGTGGTAGAGTGAGCTTGCATGTGTTCACACACTGTCAAACAGTTTGAAACTTTTTGCCCATCACTTGATACTGTATGTCCATTCTTGTTTCCTAGCTCACATCTTTTGTGCTTTCAGGCTCCAATCAAGGGTAAGGCTTTTCTTCTAATAAATTAagacttttcctgcatttctgaTATACCcaacagaaacagaagctgGAGCTTTAGCAGGAAGACCAATGAAGTGCTAAGCTCAGCAGGCTGTAGCAGCTAATGATACTGCGGGTAAAAGTTGGGATTGTGGGAGAGATGATGTTAGAGCAGCTAAACAGCAAGATCCTAAGAACAAGGAATATGAAGGAAAAGGTGTATGTGAGGAGTCTTTAGAGTCCCAGGCAGGCTGTTGTAAATAGCCTGTTTTCGCTCATAACTTTTAAAAGCAGCCACTGGGTTCAAGAATTCCTAGAACACTGAACTGGTACCACCTGCTTAAAATCTGCCTTGAGGTGATAAAGTAACCACATATTTTGTCCTCACATGTAGGGATAGGTGTACAAGGTGACTAAAGGAGAATATTAACACTCCCACACACCTCGTAGCTCAGCAAGAAGACTGCTCAGCAGCATGCCAAGTCATAACACCTACAGGAGACATCatctttattcttaaaaaaaaaaagctgatgccATAAATTTACTTCCAAATTACTGTCTGAAAGTAATGCAACACTGAGGTACCAGCAAGTATTTTCTAAACATTGTTTCATCTAGAAAATAACTGCCTGTATGTATTTTGCATATATACATTGGTTATACCGTGGTTATAAGTATCTGTAACCTCCCACTGCCTAGGCATACAAAATCCTCCCAAATACCAAAATACCTTGTATTAGTATAGTGCCTTAAgactattaatatttttttatcagccctgtcttaaaataaatagtGGATTTCACAAAGCTTCTCTCCTAATCACAAATgaatcttcaaagaaaaaaaaaaaacaaaacaccaaacagcTTTTACTATGTTTTCTACTCAAAATTGgcacattttatgaaaaattgaTGTGAAAAGTTAATATAAACTAATCTCAAGTGTTCACGGAAGAAAGCTGTAAGCACTAATTTTTGAGGTTTGCTTGAGTCTCTCATTTTGGAAAACACCGCATTcacaaatttgaaaattaataattatCAATTACCTTTGAGTTATAAACTTTTAGATCTTTTCTACATAGTTGTATACAGACACGCTGACAGCTTCTACTTAAAAAGATATTAAAGCAAGACTGCTGAATTCCAGCAATTTTTGTTCCACGGTTCCTCACATGCCAGATCAGACCTACAGAGGCACAAAGGACAAAAGATCACAAGTTCACTTCTACCCTCTTCCCCAATTCATTGCTATTCTTACTCATTTAGGCATCAAAAGGCAGACTGGCATCATACCTCCTTTCAGATGAGGGTCTGAAAGGTTGTCAGAGATCACAGCTGGCAGAGGTAGATATAAAAACCAGGTTTCATTCTCTCAGCTTGTTCTTTCTGATAACAGAATTGACATATCTTCATTCCTGACCATACTTAGAGTCACTTTGAAACAGATAATCAGGAACAGCCCATTTTAGAAACAAACATCTCAAAAGTCTGCCTCCGTGCCCTCAAGACCACCTTATGTATATCCTCAAAAACTCATTATGCTTTCATAGCTAACCATGCCACCTCAACAATTTTGAGTATGAGGAGCATTTACTGAACTGCatactgctttcttttttctaaattaaaaaaaagcgAAAAACTTGAGATTTGAAAATCTTAATCTTACACAAAAATAGACACTTGCATAGAACTCAATCTGAACTTCAAAATCACATGTTGACTCAAAACCAACATTAATCTGCCATTTTTCTCCTTGACAAAAGTAGCCCGCATTCCATTTTAGATCAAATCACCAATATCCAgcttacacaaatatttttccaaaggCCAGAATAAAGCTTCGATAAATGCATAAGCACGTAGTACAAATACAATACTAGAAGATGAAGTGGAGGCAGATGGAATTGACAGCAAGGCAGAGATTGGAGATAGAGAAAAATGCAACATATAGATTAAAAAGATACCCTTGCTGACATTTTGGCTTTTGAATGTTtgaaaagatgctttctttgAAGGCACCATACCTATTAAGAAAAGTGTCCCAGTCTTGATGTATACGACTAAGGGACAGATCACCAagcatgtaatttaaaaaacaaaaactcaaGGATAAAAAAGGCTAATTGATTTCCTAAATTCACATATTAAGAAAAAGCTAGGAATAAAGCTGATTGAGTAGACTACTCATCTTCTCTCAGGCCTCAATTTTGTTCCCATATCCAGAATCTGGTTTTAATCAAAGAAATTGAATTAAATTGGTCATATTTGGAAAATAGCAGTGAAACTACTCCCAGTAAGTCTTTGAGAATTGTATGCCCTATGTTTTTAATAGGAAATTATCATTTTATTCAATTACATCCTCCGAAATGGGCTTGCAAGCTTCTGACTGGATGACATAGAAAACGTTTCCCTCAATTGCCTATCCTCCTCCCTCCACTTAATCTGACCTTTTGCCAAGAGTCTTAATAACATAACCATTGTTTAAAAATGCTCATAAGGAAACAATCTGTCCTAAAAGCTTTGACCTAGGTCAGAAAATTCCTTCTTTCATAATGGAACACTCTTAAAATACACTCTAGATGCtcatttctttactttttttaaagcacattctACACTGGAGAAGTTTGCAGCATCCACAGAGGGTTCCAAActaattttctaatattttcagCATTCTACAGTATTACTCAATGATCTTTTTTAATCATATGATTATTCAGAAGTTCAACTTGAATTTGAGATAATTATTTTGGGCCAGAGTTCACTGAAAGAATCCAAGCAGCAGTTGCAGCATCATGCTTTTAATAAGATATTTGGGCTATGTATTAGCAATAGTCACATGAAAAGCTATAATCAATGTTTACAGGAATGACTCTGAGACCCTGGCTGGCCAGAGGAGTACAAAAAGCACAGCATATAAATGATTTTGTGGAGggagcagaagaaaagggaggaTGGTTAAAAAGGAAAGACCACTTATCAgtcattttaggaaaaataaacagacacCTGCATTTTCAAAACAGGCCAAGTGGTAAATAACACTAGTTAAGCTACATTTATCAATTACTTCCCTCCTTCTTCCACTGCCAAACCTTAAAatcaaaaagcataaaaatttgAGAGTGCTACATGGCACTAAAAGAACCCCTTCTTTAAATTCCAAGATAAAGCTTCCAgtgccagccctgcagggagttaaaaggtttcattttctgctacacataatctgaaaagaaattaaggcATTACAATAGGAATTGGAGCctgttccttcttttccttgcagtcattacaaaaaaaaaaaagaaaaaaaatcccctcccTTAACACACCCAGCAAGAATCACCTACAGCTTGCTC comes from Haliaeetus albicilla chromosome 5, bHalAlb1.1, whole genome shotgun sequence and encodes:
- the SGPP1 gene encoding sphingosine-1-phosphate phosphatase 1 encodes the protein MAFCRRLARLAAHLQDPRKVAAFQRLCGVEGPSGWAEAEQRAGGRGPVVNGGPPAAERAGGRGHPAGNGTVPGGAAPPQRWRRRPRRNSLTEEDGSQEFSTRSRFLYYLFSLGTELGNELFYILFFPFCIWNLDAWLGRRLIIIWVWVMYLGQCTKDVIRWPRPASPPVVKLEVFYNSEYSMPSTHAMSGTAIPLALLLLSYGRWQYPLMFGLILAFCWCALVCCSRIYMGMHSILDVIAGFLYAILILVVFHPVVDLIDNFNLTYKYAPLIIISLHLALGIFSFTLDTWSTSRGDTAQILGCGAGVACGSHVNYIMGLKLDPLPDMLPLSLSSLTVTVFGKAILRLLIGVIVLLLTKVAMKKATIPLACKIFRIPHDNVRKARQRMEVELPYRYITYGMVGFSLMFIVPCLFHFIGLS